The Aphis gossypii isolate Hap1 chromosome 3, ASM2018417v2, whole genome shotgun sequence genome includes a region encoding these proteins:
- the LOC114131448 gene encoding microtubule-associated protein futsch-like isoform X39 yields MGNPSDHVETPLTGGYLLIVLAEPRTAEHKLAILKKLTKGLSCWNYEESGVEIVTELNAIVNQNIEGEEGKNGEQLFQYVSDNLVAEILINPQHSTLVQCVRNLLASFTKYRCIIHAGYSFTENGSWIVQDGSFSVIDFLDAYKTAEAQRTIRLHENHIRIDLHCSADADWNQVSRLKGTRFLLNPPEKIVDNESIESTVRWLCDKIEVVELDILLEGSQVVGNIRFSRPTLYVFPAGQGDSALFGINGFNMLIDGGAGRNSCFWGFARHLDRLDAVLLTRLNSSNLEGVASFLKRKTMSSLYPQIGHFFCNFKTRKQISSPNTDAKQDVLSISLIDTAQSIITDLKQLQLRPHLCYRNINLEPINLYHKVGHGKLDMYVLNPSKDSKEVKDFLTKWNEGDQKLFNPTKDLQFPLPNIISVCTLLVWQPANPNTTITRIFFPGSSPQNKIFESLERVRHLEFLKHPSCSIKSMSSSTSVTIKSQTTKKTVLEKMIPGETKAVKTMENLEVSTSASNAVIQTAIIPTVPKEGTPKPKFPVEAEKSKPNLKTVTKETVNSKTKIEHKYSSISAKVNSNKVIQKSTTIKKTLKLSSKSPPTDKSTPTTPIENQEKTPKPIKQVIKPKSTIKSPSSTPTKSKKEEANRKVLVSSRTNSGLKRTQITKKEIKPAKPINEIETEGISSKKDSNIIYKSSLISGDKDKSGEEEDILIVEKVAITPEKLLTPDGKKIIANELDGILTTAKDIVIKEKCVEKLSDSGATTAPTMPEDEKINDSKKEIEVNESDQKSEEFKKAKDALKTPDEVADLPFHEEADEHKTKVTEKVIETEIESQEIVQVENAEYVLVSLDSSPEALKRQVLDNVNLLDTELDEESEKEDEYVEKKESKLIEHLLESSKDLCEITDKIDELKKQNEHEINNHLIHENLQNYSHGNTETINVCAELINQEKQIEIQEKAKSRGSLSDETLQTMVNETITTATNVINRSGSTTEEQERVSEHIRATHESKVSTKPDSIDNEQVQSSLNDTNTSSSKITSRSGSISIDKKANTTEKTTDKQDSKASSNAGSVCEEPVKSPVNETVTSSSKVASRSGSITDDQAKTTEISEDKKDSKASSKEASVCDEPVKSPVNETITSSSKVASRSASITNEQEKTTGNVNDNQDSKASSRAGSVCDEHVKSPVHETFTSSSKVASRSGSIITEEQEKTTDKQDSKASSKAGSVCDEPVKSPVHETILTANKVPSRSGSITTDEQEKTLDKLESKTSSKSGSVCDEPVKSPVHETILTANKVSSRSGSITTDEQEKSLDKLESKASSKAGSVCDEPVKSPIHETNTSSSKVASRSASITNEQEKTTGNVNDNQNSKASSRAGSVCDEHVKSPVHETFTSSSKVASRSGSIITEEQEKTTDKQDSKASSKAGSVCDEPVKSPVHETILTADKVASRSGSITTDEQEKTLDKLESKASSKSSSVCDEPVKSPIRETITSSSKVASRSGSITNEQEKTTENVNDNQDSKVSSRAGSVCDKHVKSPVYETITSSSKVASRSGSITTDEQEITTDIMDSKASSKAGSVCDELVESLLCEATASDKIKTMISSSISHEPLHDNQYSKVSRKASSICEEPLKSSELEINTDVTKLKSRPSSINQDQDIVYNSLTDKQEFNASSNETSSINYREPIKIDCFEKNTNERVISSRPNSEEELLDSVPSINKYSTLENTISDISFKEQEIVSTSLINKSNSICQDTESTPTLAMDKYDIETSSRKDSFCQDKNESITISSSSTSSICQEINTQSSKLSSRKSSIIDDLIDKPSKLQIGEKSSSLQESNIYDHSIDDNSKIFNKSGSLCDEMLNMSFNKVTENVISNKTCERIVSPTLIAENTECKIDNKEGSVGEESMKSSNNETGNKGNLISSTLNSIPQKTEEEKNQSSKSSSIFDETQKLQIENNKIILSPFEIIETNVIEKKVEESKSLGRIGSLCEEIAKFLTDDDKKMSTNNTYESSCGINESTLKNNNEVLKVETEPLLQFEKNTYALNKIEKPLQLDDEVKVSEKHDNINEKNTDHSLPAENITVSNIKSSDISTILIEENNKTGIMNVAQMVGKNINDESFTKHTAITDNESKNLKTVNPISSITSEECISKLSNVLIEDIVKSSNEKNIMNNSSLTDICVNQPLGVTLNSEDLGVTKDIVMQLKRDVHEALHQCSSDDERPYTPQSESSMSRSAMNIDEDDDDNEDNKIETDDDMAGSPMSTGPSPIQMQLDNRQVEINIDFNKAIQEHRITRGEDLTTTEANGNHVTEIKTTEHDNINQNQSTSSDTVQSWGKPLGLPPVQSINNNGFDPIREWGKPFGLPSPTQPVLELGETQNMSSKITPKKLKKIMDNKPIINVMDKDSQNRIRRSESPSKLRSRSSSRMSRINPVYLDLIYVPHHGNSKYVSADFFKRVRARNYVFSGTDPSKEVLNALIEGKQAWEDQDLEVTIIPTYDTDTLGQWVAENEELLTKLKIDLSPSASRCTIKLQDHNTSCSAYRLEF; encoded by the exons GGCTTTCGTGTTGGAATTATGAAGAGAGTGGCGTTGAAATAGTAACTGAACTTAATGCTATTGTTAATCAAAACATCGAAGGCGAAGAAGGCAAAAAtg gtgaACAACTTTTTCAATATGTAAGTGATAATTTAGTGGCAGAAATTCTTATTAACCCTCAACACAGTACATTAGTGCAATGCGTAAGAAACTTATTAGCAAGTTTTACAAAGTATAGATGCATTATTCATGCAGGATATTCGTTCACAGAAAATGGATCGTGGATCGTCCag gatGGTTCATTTTCGGTCATTGACTTCTTAGATGCATATAAAACGGCTGAAGCTCAGCGCACAATTAGACTCCATGAAAACCATATTCGTATTGATCTTCATTGTTCTGCAGACGCTGATTGGAATCAAGTTAGTCGACTTAAAGGCACGCGTTTTTTGTTAAATCCGCCGGAAAAAATAGTTGACAATGAGTCAATAGAATCAACTGTAAGGTGGCTTTGTGATAAAATTGAAGTGGTTGAACTTGATATACTACTTGAAGGGTCACAAGTTGTGGGAAATATCAGATTTAGTAGACCTACACTTTATGTATTTCCTGCTGGACAAGGCGATTCCGCATTATTTGGCATCAATGGATTCAACATGTTAATCGATGGAGGAGCGGGAAGAAATTCTTGTTTTTGGGGTTTTGCAAGACACTTGGATCGATTAGATGCAGTACTATTAACAAGACTCAACAGTAGTAATTTAGAAGGAGTTGCATCctttttaaaacgaaaaaccATGTCATCATTGTATCCACAAAtaggacattttttttgtaacttcaAG acaagaaaacaaatatcatCTCCTAACACTGATGCTAAACAAGATGTTCTTTCAATTAGCTTAATAGATACAGCACAAAGCATAATAACTGATCTTAAACAATTGCAACTTCGTCCGCATTTATGTTATCGAAACATAAATTTAGAACCCatcaatttatatcataaagttGGACATGGAAAACTcgatatgtatgtattaaatccTTCTAAAGACAGTAAAGAGGTAAAAGACTTTTTGACAAAATGGAATGAAGgtgatcaaaaattatttaatcctACTAAAGATTTGCAGTTTCCATTGCCTAACATTATATCTGTTTGTACACTGCTAGTATGGCAACCAGCAAATCCAAATACTACCATcactagaattttttttcccgGAAGTAGtcctcaaaataaaatatttgaatcttTAGAAAGAGTCAGACatcttgaatttttaaagCATCCTTCATGCTCTATTAAATCAATGAGTTCATCTACATcagtaacaataaaatcacAAACAACAAAGAAGACAGTTCTTGAAAAAATGATTCCTGGTGAAACTAAAGCCGTTAAAACTATGGAAAATTTAGAAGTATCAACATCAGCCTCAAATGCTGTTATACAAACAGCTATAATACCAACAGTACCCAAAGAAGGAACTCCAAAACCAAAATTCCCAGTTGAGGcagaaaaatcaaaaccaaATTTAAAGACAGTTACGAAAGAAACAGttaactcaaaaacaaaaattgaacatAAATATAGTTCAATTAGTGCAAAAGTAAATTCTAACAAGGTTATACAAAAAAgtacaactattaaaaaaacattaaaattatcatctaAATCTCCTCCTACTGATAAATCAACACCAACTACTCCAATtgaaaatcaagaaaaaacgCCTAAACCAATTAAACAAGTTATCAAACcaaaatcaacaataaaatctCCTTCAAGTACTCctactaaaagtaaaaaagagGAAGCTAATCGTAAAGTTTTGGTTTCTTCAAGAACGAATTCTGGTTTAAAGCGAActcaaataactaaaaaagaaataaagcCAGCCAAACcaataaatgaaattgaaacagAAGGTATTTCTTCGAAAAAAgactcaaatattatttataaatctagtTTGATAAGTGGTGATAAAGATAAAAGTGGCGAAGaagaagatattttaattgtggAAAAAGTAGCGATTACACCAGAAAAACTATTGACTCCAGAtgggaaaaaaatcattgccAATGAATTGGATGGGATTTTAACAACTGCCAAGGATAtagtaattaaagaaaaatgcgTAGAAAAATTGTCAGATTCTGGAGCCACTACAGCGCCCACTATGCCAgaagatgaaaaaataaatgactcaaaaaaagaaatcgaAGTTAACGAATCAGACCAAAAATccgaagaatttaaaaaagcaaaagatGCATTAAAAACACCAGATGAAGTTGCTGATTTACCATTTCACGAAGAAGCAGatgaacataaaacaaaagttaCAGAAAAAGTAATTGAAACAGAAATTGAATCACAAGAAATTGTTCAAGTAGAAAATGCCGAATATGTACTGGTATCATTAGATTCATCTCCAGAAGCATTAAAACGACAAGTATTGGATAACGTTAATTTGTTGGATACAGAACTTGACGAAGAATCTGAAAAAGAAGATGAATacgtagaaaaaaaagaaagtaaattaatagaaCATCTACTTGAATCATCCAAGGATTTGTGTGAAATAACAGACAAAATTGatgagttaaaaaaacaaaacgaacATGAGATTAACAATCACCTAATAcatgaaaatttacaaaactataGTCACGGTAATACTGAAACTATAAATGTATGCGCAGAATTGATaaatcaagaaaaacaaatagaaaTTCAAGAAAAAGCGAAATCTAGAGGTTCACTTTCTGATGAGACATTACAAACTATGGTTAATGAAACTATTACGACAGCtactaatgttataaatagatCAGGATCAACTACTGAAGAACAAGAGAGAGTATCAGAACACATCAGGGCAACCCATGAGTCTAAGGTATCTACTAAACCAGATTCAATTGATAATGAACAAGTTCAATCTTCACTTAATGACACAAATACATCATCTAGTAAAATTACAAGTAGATCCGGTTCTATTTCAATAGACAAAAAAGCAAATACTACGGAAAAAACCACCGATAAACAGGACTCCAAAGCATCAAGTAATGCAGGATCGGTTTGTGAGGAGCCAGTGAAATCCCCGGTTAACGAAACAGTTACATCTTCTTCTAAAGTTGCAAGTAGATCCGGATCTATCACTGATGACCAAGCAAAAACTACAGAAATATCCGAAGATAAAAAAGATTCAAAAGCATCAAGTAAGGAAGCTTCAGTTTGTGATGAACCAGTGAAATCTCCGGTTAATGAAACAATTACGTCTTCTTCTAAAGTTGCAAGTAGATCCGCTTCTATTACAAACGAACAAGAAAAAACTACAGGAAACGTGAATGATAACCAAGATTCAAAGGCGTCTAGTAGGGCAGGCTCAGTTTGTGATGAACACGTTAAATCTCCAGTTCATGAAACATTTACATCGTCTTCTAAAGTTGCTAGTAGATCCGGTTCTATTATAACAGAAGAACAGGAAAAAACCACCGATAAACAGGATTCCAAAGCATCAAGTAAAGCAGGTTCAGTTTGTGATGAACCAGTGAAATCTCCAGTTCATGAAACAATTTTGACAGCCAATAAAGTTCCAAGCAGATCAGGTTCTATTACAACAGATGAACAAGAAAAAACCCTCGATAAACTGGAATCCAAAACATCAAGTAAGTCAG GTTCAGTTTGTGATGAACCAGTGAAATCTCCAGTTcatgaaacaattttaacagCCAATAAAGTTTCAAGCAGATCAGGTTCTATTACAACAGATGAACAAGAAAAATCCCTCGATAAACTGGAATCCAAAGCATCAAGTAAAGCAGGTTCAGTTTGTGATGAACCAGTGAAATCTCCGATTCATGAAACCAATACGTCTTCTTCTAAAGTTGCAAGTAGATCCGCTTCTATTACAAACGAACAAGAAAAAACTACAGGAAACGTGAATGATAACCAAAATTCAAAGGCGTCTAGTAGGGCAGGCTCAGTTTGTGATGAACATGTAAAATCTCCAGTTCATGAAACATTTACATCGTCTTCTAAAGTTGCTAGTAGATCCGGTTCTATTATAACAGAAGAACAGGAAAAAACCACCGATAAACAGGATTCCAAAGCATCAAGTAAAGCAG GTTCAGTTTGTGATGAACCAGTGAAATCTCCAGTTCATGAAACAATTTTGACAGCCGATAAAGTTGCAAGCAGATCCG GTTCTATTACAACAGATGAACAAGAAAAAACCCTCGATAAACTGGAATCCAAAGCATCAAGTAAGTCAAGTTCAGTTTGTGATGAACCTGTGAAATCTCCGATTCGTGAAACAATTACGTCTTCTTCTAAAGTTGCAAGTAGATCCGGTTCTATTACAAACGAACAAGAAAAAACTACTGAAAACGTAAATGATAACCAAGATTCAAAGGTGTCTAGTAGGGCGGGCTCAGTTTGTGATAAACACGTTAAATCTCCAGTTTATGAAACAATTACGTCTTCTTCTAAAGTTGCTAGTAGATCCGGTTCTATTACAACAGATGAACAGGAAATAACCACCGATATAATGGATTCCAAAGCATCAAGTAAAGCAGGTTCAGTTTGTGATGAATTAGTGGAATCTCTATTATGTGAAGCCACGGCATCAGACAAGATCAAAACAATGATATCCAGTTCTATATCTCATGAACCACTACATGATAATCAATACTCAAAGGTTTCAAGAAAAGCCAGTTCCATATGTGAAGAACCATTAAAATCGTCGGAACTAGAAATAAATACTGATGTGacgaaattaaaaagtagACCGAGTTCAATTAACCAAGACCaagatattgtttataattctcTTACAGACAAACAAGAATTTAATGCATCTAGTAATGAAACTAGCTCAATTAATTATAGGGaaccaataaaaatagattgttttgaaaaaaataccaatgAAAGGGTTATTTCTAGTAGACCCAATTCAGAAGAAGAATTACTTGATTCTGTacctagtattaataaatactccACTTTAGAAAATACTATATCTGACATATCTTTTAAAGAACAAGAAATAGTTTCtacatcattaataaataagagtAATTCAATTTGCCAAGATACAGAGAGTACACCAACATTAGCAATGGACAAATATGATATTGAAACAAGTAGTAGAAAAGATTCGTTTTGTCAGGATAAGAATGAATCCATAACAATTTCGTCAAGTAGTACTAGTTCAATTTGTCAAGAAATTAATACTCAATCTTCAAAACTTTCTAGTAGGAAAAGTTCTATTATCGatgatttaattgataaaccttcaaaattacaaattggGGAAAAGAGCTCTAGTCTTCaagaatcaaatatttatgaccATAGCATTGAtgataattctaaaatattcaacaaatcTGGATCCTTGTGTGATGAAATGCTAAATATGTCGTTTAATAAAGTAACAGAAAATgtcatttcaaataaaacatgtGAACGAATAGTTTCTCCAACACTTATCGCTGAAAATACAGAATGTAAAATAGACAATAAAGAGGGATCTGTGGGCGAAGAATCAATGAAATCTTCTAATAATGAAACTGGCAATAAaggaaatttaatttcaagtaCTCTAAATTCAATTCCTCAAAAAacagaagaagaaaaaaatcaatcatcaAAATCAAGTTCTATATTTGATGAAACACAAAAGttacaaattgaaaataataaaatcattttgtcACCTTTCGAAATAATCGAAACcaatgttattgaaaaaaaagtggaAGAATCAAAATCTTTAGGCAGAATAGGATCTTTGTGTGAAGAAATTGCTAAATTTTTAACAGatgacgataaaaaaatgtctacgAATAATACATATGAATCGTCATGCGGTATAAACGAatctactttaaaaaataacaatgaagTATTAAAAGTTGAAACTGAACCATTATtacagtttgaaaaaaatacttatgctTTGAACAAGATTGAAAAACCTTTACAACTCGACGATGAAGTCAAAGTTAGTGAAAAACATGATAACATAAATGAGAAAAATACAGATCATAGTCTTCCTGCTGAAAATATCACTGTTTCTAATATTAAGTCCTCAGATATTTCTACAATATTgattgaagaaaataataagactGGTATAATGAATGTTGCTCAAATGGTAgggaaaaatattaacgaCGAATCTTTTACCAAACATACCGCTATAACTGACAATGAatccaaaaatttaaaaacggtCAATCCAATTTCTAGTATTACTTCAGAAGAatgtattagtaaattatcaaatgttttaattgaagATATAGTGAAATCATCTAATGAGAAAAATATCATGAATAATTCATCATTAACAGACATTTGTGTAAACCAACCATTAGGTGTTACTCTAAATAGTGAAGACTTGGGTGTTACTAAAGATATAGTAATGCAATTAAAAAGAGATGTACACGAAGCATTACATCAATGTAGTAGTGATGACGAGCGGCCATATACTCCTCAAAGCGAATCTAGCATGTCTAGATCGGCAATGAATATTGATGAAGACGATGATGATAACGAagacaataaaattgaaaccGATGATGATATGGCTGGATCTCCTATGTCAACTGGACCATCACCAATCCAAATGCAACTCGATAATCGACAAGTAGAAATTAATATCGATTTTAATAAAGCCATTCAGGAACATAGGATTACTAGAGGAGAAGATTTGACAACTACTGAAGCAAATGGTAACCATGTTACAGAAATTAAAACAACtgaacatgataatattaatcaaaaccaAAGCACTTCATCCGATACGGTTCAGAGTTGGGGTAAACCACTAGGTCTACCGCCAGTACAAAGCATTAATAATAACGGTTTTGATCCAATACGTGAATGGGGAAAACCATTTGGTCTTCCTTCTCCAACACAGCCGGTCCTTGAACTCGGAGAAACTCAAAATATGAGTAGTAAGATTACACccaaaaagttgaaaaaaattatggacAACAAACCAATAATTAATGTCATGG atAAAGACTCGCAAAATCGAATTCGACGATCGGAGTCGCCGAGCAAACTTAGGAGTCGATCATCAAGTCGGATGTCGAGAATTAATCCTGTTTATCTGGATCTTATTTATGTGCCACATCAtggaaattcaaaatatgtatctgCTGACTTCTTTAAGCGCGTACGAGCTAGAAATTACGTTTTTAGCGGTACTGACCCTAGTAAAGAAGTCTTAAATGCCTTAATCGAAGGTAAACAGGCTTGGGAGGATCAAGATTTAG aaGTCACCATAATACCAACTTATGATACTGATACGCTGGGTCAATGGGTGGCAGAAAATGAAGAGCTGCTGACCAAGTTGAAGATTGATTTAAGTCCCAGCGCTAGTCGATGCACGATAAAATTACAAGATCATAATACCAGCTGCTCCGCATATAGactagaattttaa